The Methanolacinia petrolearia DSM 11571 genome has a segment encoding these proteins:
- a CDS encoding TolB family protein — MDRSKSCIKALIIVSFGLLAVTVSAATDFTLSPDEPLFTSVYNYSIMTNTGESCNSPGWSLDGCEIAFVCRKWKEPCNCTSLWEGCVEGPALLNIMNSDGSDRRILSNLTVLSVPSWNPQGTHLLILGGEYTDSFQNPENKGYWLVAKDGSNQQFLFNDSVLSYSWSPDGSNIAYLSKVKGICLEKNVDGTCNYEQNAYVLKIFNLSTSLSRELNQVSDPQWIQQSIKWTEDGKEVVFLSQENRTSYGQYLLVRVNVETGQVNEIPVVTDSDYRVSMVAWNPCSDIFAYLTNTSFNNTNLVRIVDPIEGTDIPLTKEGYHTLLSWNPDGTRLGYSYHGDIWVINPDGTDVTRLTMNGSIRSFSWQPNGSCIVFNENEKVTDCEPQLGYFGIGWPQQEKIWQNWTTASRIGVMDLDKPVESSIPSPIFDILAVILATGVLVVIGHKRR, encoded by the coding sequence ATGGACAGATCAAAATCATGCATTAAGGCGTTGATAATTGTCTCGTTTGGGCTTCTTGCTGTAACAGTATCTGCAGCAACGGATTTCACCCTCTCCCCTGATGAACCTCTTTTCACATCAGTGTACAACTACTCTATTATGACAAATACTGGAGAATCATGCAATTCTCCTGGATGGAGTCTCGACGGATGTGAAATCGCGTTTGTATGCAGAAAATGGAAAGAACCATGTAACTGTACGAGTTTGTGGGAGGGGTGTGTCGAAGGACCAGCTCTGCTTAATATTATGAACAGTGATGGTTCAGACAGGAGAATATTGAGCAATCTAACGGTTCTGTCAGTTCCTTCCTGGAATCCACAAGGGACCCATCTTCTTATTCTTGGAGGCGAATACACCGACTCTTTTCAAAATCCTGAAAACAAGGGTTATTGGCTGGTTGCAAAGGACGGATCGAATCAGCAATTTCTTTTTAATGATTCTGTGTTGTCATATTCCTGGAGTCCTGACGGTTCGAATATTGCATATCTTTCCAAGGTTAAAGGCATATGTCTGGAAAAAAACGTAGACGGTACTTGCAATTATGAGCAGAATGCCTATGTGCTGAAAATATTCAATCTAAGTACTTCTCTTAGCCGTGAACTGAATCAGGTTTCCGATCCGCAGTGGATCCAACAGTCAATCAAATGGACGGAAGACGGCAAAGAGGTCGTATTTTTGTCACAGGAAAACCGAACTTCATATGGGCAATATCTGCTCGTCAGGGTCAATGTCGAAACAGGGCAGGTCAATGAAATTCCAGTTGTAACAGATTCGGATTACCGGGTTTCGATGGTTGCCTGGAATCCTTGCTCTGATATTTTTGCTTACCTGACAAACACGTCGTTTAACAATACAAATCTGGTTAGGATTGTTGATCCTATAGAGGGAACCGATATTCCTCTGACAAAAGAAGGCTATCATACTTTATTATCATGGAATCCTGACGGAACCCGCCTTGGCTATTCTTATCACGGTGATATCTGGGTGATTAACCCTGACGGCACTGATGTCACCAGGTTGACAATGAACGGCTCGATTAGATCCTTTTCATGGCAGCCGAATGGTAGTTGCATCGTCTTTAATGAGAATGAAAAAGTAACCGATTGCGAACCGCAATTAGGCTACTTCGGTATCGGTTGGCCGCAGCAGGAGAAGATTTGGCAGAACTGGACAACTGCGTCTCGCATCGGGGTTATGGATCTTGATAAACCGGTTGAATCCTCAATTCCTTCTCCGATATTTGATATTCTGGCAGTGATTCTTGCGACGGGGGTGTTGGTTGTGATTGGGCATAAAAGGCGATGA
- a CDS encoding radical SAM protein, translated as MNNPDNRIPPILQVEPSTDCNLDCPFCLRKKYSQKGENMTFEIFKEAVDKHGFRYLSLHGWGEPLMNPYLIDMRKYGSGKGISVNFTTNATLIKENTDKLLDSGLEIVAFSLPDISMFNPEIRHNIEHFITCRNRRKPDYPKTYINVALMERNFDTVKKVLSISKELDVDAVNFERSYPWRPEYTEKEEMIFKSIINSAEKLECRAVVPLPHTLPCRLFNTTLFMRWNGDVTPCCYRPDHVL; from the coding sequence ATGAATAACCCGGATAACAGGATACCTCCGATCCTCCAGGTCGAACCCTCGACAGATTGCAACCTCGACTGCCCTTTCTGTCTCAGAAAAAAATACTCGCAGAAAGGAGAGAACATGACCTTTGAAATATTTAAAGAAGCCGTCGATAAGCATGGCTTCAGGTACCTCTCTCTTCACGGATGGGGGGAACCTCTTATGAACCCATATCTCATCGATATGAGAAAATACGGTTCAGGAAAAGGGATCTCAGTCAATTTCACGACTAACGCAACACTCATTAAAGAAAATACAGATAAACTGCTCGACTCGGGACTGGAAATTGTTGCGTTCAGCCTCCCCGATATATCCATGTTCAACCCGGAAATCAGGCATAACATAGAACATTTCATAACATGCAGAAACCGCAGGAAACCGGATTATCCAAAAACATATATCAATGTCGCTCTGATGGAGAGGAACTTCGACACCGTAAAGAAGGTTCTCTCCATTTCAAAGGAGCTTGATGTCGATGCCGTAAACTTCGAAAGGTCGTACCCGTGGAGACCGGAATACACCGAAAAAGAAGAGATGATATTTAAGAGTATAATAAATTCTGCGGAAAAATTAGAATGCAGGGCAGTCGTTCCCCTGCCGCACACCCTCCCCTGCAGGCTCTTCAATACGACACTCTTCATGAGATGGAACGGTGACGTGACGCCGTGCTGCTACAGGCCGGATCACGTACTGTGA
- the dcd gene encoding dCTP deaminase, whose product MILVDWQLQDWIRRGFIKIEPFDNAYIQPNSVDIRLGNHFVWYDECDEVIDPYDRESIESHYQEKHADYIDIPPGMFLLAETLETITLPEDVVATIEGKSSIARLGITLHQTGGWIDAGFSGSITLEICNANQRPVRLHAGMPIGQLVFYTTEKAEKPYGAKGDAKYLNQKNATLSRYHQNKH is encoded by the coding sequence ATGATTCTCGTTGACTGGCAGCTGCAGGACTGGATTCGGAGAGGGTTCATCAAAATCGAGCCCTTCGACAATGCATATATCCAGCCGAACTCGGTGGACATCAGGCTGGGAAACCATTTTGTATGGTACGATGAGTGTGATGAGGTTATCGATCCCTATGACAGGGAGAGCATAGAGTCACATTACCAGGAAAAACATGCAGACTATATCGATATCCCGCCGGGAATGTTCCTCCTCGCCGAAACACTCGAAACAATAACCCTTCCCGAAGATGTCGTCGCAACCATCGAAGGGAAGAGCAGCATCGCAAGACTCGGCATCACCCTCCACCAGACCGGAGGATGGATCGATGCAGGATTCTCGGGATCCATCACGCTTGAGATCTGCAATGCAAACCAGCGCCCCGTAAGACTTCACGCGGGAATGCCCATCGGACAGCTGGTCTTCTACACGACCGAAAAGGCGGAAAAACCCTACGGTGCAAAAGGCGATGCAAAGTACCTTAACCAGAAGAATGCAACCCTTTCGAGATATCACCAGAACAAACACTGA
- a CDS encoding threonine--tRNA ligase encodes MRLLLIHSDNIEYKAQKKTPVAEENIIKEDEMQEALTAFCAVEKMDEDDIAGVSSKTAADILETAKQLGVTNIMIYPYAHLSSDLSSPAKAVEALSKIEDECRINGEFTVKRAPFGWYKSFTLSCKGHPLSELSRTITPGEEGKTEKKTVEHNFFVLTPEGEKKDYKEYADDSPLGKLIKKETGMSVESGKEPLHVELMRAKELVDYEPLSDVGHHRWMPKGKIIRDLLSDYVLGLVLNYGGMPVETPVMYDLDNHAINEHAGKFGERQYRFKSGNRNMMLRFAACFGMFSIMHDMHISPNTLPMKMYELSTYSFRHEQKGECIGLKRLRAFTMPDMHSMCLDMNQTLECFEEQLMMGWQTGKDLEYPLAAVFRCTEDFYKDHEEWVKKIVRMSEVPVLIETLSDRVHYWIAKIDLAAIDGQGRPIENPTVQIDVESAERFDIKYYSVRNEEVRPPIIHCSPTGSIERVICALLENTASQEVPMLPVWLSPTQVRILPVSSKHTEYAGELCKKINGAGVRCDFDDREESVGKKIREAGMDWVPYVVVVGDSEIESGKLPVTIRSMSKPKAPYKEEMTAEDLISKVKEDIGNRPFRPMYTSKKLSAKPRFI; translated from the coding sequence ATGCGACTTCTATTGATTCATTCTGATAATATAGAATACAAAGCCCAGAAGAAAACTCCCGTTGCAGAGGAGAACATCATCAAAGAGGATGAGATGCAGGAGGCGCTTACCGCTTTCTGCGCCGTGGAAAAGATGGATGAGGACGATATTGCCGGTGTCTCATCGAAAACAGCGGCAGATATCCTCGAAACAGCAAAACAGCTCGGCGTCACGAACATCATGATCTACCCCTACGCACACCTGTCATCCGATCTTTCCTCGCCTGCAAAGGCGGTCGAGGCCCTGTCGAAGATCGAGGACGAATGCCGTATTAACGGGGAATTTACAGTCAAGAGAGCGCCTTTCGGCTGGTACAAGTCATTCACATTATCCTGCAAAGGCCACCCCCTCTCAGAACTCTCACGCACAATAACGCCCGGCGAAGAGGGAAAAACCGAGAAGAAGACTGTAGAGCACAACTTCTTCGTTCTCACCCCCGAAGGCGAGAAGAAGGACTACAAAGAATATGCAGACGATTCGCCTCTCGGAAAGCTGATCAAAAAAGAGACAGGAATGAGCGTGGAGTCCGGAAAAGAGCCGTTGCACGTAGAACTGATGCGCGCAAAGGAGCTCGTCGACTACGAACCCCTCTCAGATGTCGGCCACCACAGGTGGATGCCGAAGGGAAAGATCATAAGGGACCTTCTCTCCGACTACGTCCTCGGTCTTGTCCTTAACTACGGCGGCATGCCCGTTGAGACCCCGGTGATGTACGACCTGGACAACCATGCCATCAACGAGCACGCGGGAAAATTCGGCGAGAGGCAGTACAGGTTCAAGTCGGGCAACAGGAACATGATGCTCAGGTTCGCCGCATGCTTCGGGATGTTCTCGATAATGCACGACATGCATATATCCCCCAACACCCTCCCGATGAAGATGTACGAACTCTCCACGTACTCCTTCAGGCACGAGCAGAAAGGCGAATGCATCGGCTTAAAGAGGCTTCGTGCATTTACCATGCCCGATATGCACTCCATGTGCCTCGACATGAACCAGACGCTCGAGTGCTTTGAAGAGCAGCTAATGATGGGCTGGCAGACGGGAAAAGATCTCGAATACCCGCTTGCGGCAGTATTCAGGTGCACCGAGGACTTTTACAAAGACCACGAGGAATGGGTCAAAAAGATCGTCCGCATGTCCGAAGTTCCTGTTCTCATCGAGACACTCTCAGACAGGGTCCACTACTGGATAGCCAAGATCGATCTCGCCGCAATCGACGGACAGGGAAGACCGATCGAAAACCCGACGGTCCAGATCGATGTAGAGAGTGCCGAGAGATTCGATATCAAATACTACTCGGTCAGGAACGAAGAGGTAAGGCCGCCGATCATCCACTGCTCGCCCACGGGAAGTATAGAGCGTGTGATCTGTGCACTCCTTGAGAACACCGCATCGCAGGAGGTTCCGATGCTTCCGGTATGGCTCTCGCCGACACAGGTAAGGATTCTCCCCGTCTCCTCGAAGCACACCGAATACGCAGGAGAACTCTGCAAAAAGATCAACGGTGCAGGCGTAAGGTGCGACTTCGACGACCGCGAAGAGAGCGTCGGAAAGAAGATCCGTGAAGCAGGAATGGACTGGGTGCCCTATGTAGTAGTCGTAGGAGATTCGGAGATAGAATCCGGAAAACTTCCTGTCACCATAAGGAGCATGTCGAAGCCGAAAGCTCCCTATAAGGAAGAGATGACGGCAGAGGACCTTATATCAAAGGTTAAGGAAGATATAGGCAACAGGCCGTTCAGGCCGATGTATACATCCAAAAAACTATCGGCCAAACCCAGATTCATCTGA
- a CDS encoding DUF4013 domain-containing protein, translating into MANNIIGDAFSYAKEGLLGNFTKWILVIVLALIQGITLCIIPVLNGYIVRIYSGEKTLPEVNQWGKLFVDGWKYNIIAILYAIPAIIVAVVLGFFTILSFSEMTTIISGGNAAGVIELVTGIITVLFILLIVLMILSLFLMMGLVRLGKTGKIGEAFSFGAINKQISGGVGWLGYIGYVILLWILGLILMLIIAAINILLLPLGILVMLLVLPAWSVFAAKYMTNIYDAGESA; encoded by the coding sequence ATGGCGAATAATATTATTGGAGATGCCTTCTCTTATGCAAAAGAAGGTCTTCTGGGCAACTTTACAAAATGGATCCTGGTTATTGTTCTTGCATTAATCCAGGGGATCACATTATGCATCATTCCGGTTCTCAACGGGTACATCGTAAGGATCTACTCCGGAGAAAAAACACTCCCCGAGGTCAATCAGTGGGGCAAACTGTTCGTTGACGGGTGGAAGTACAACATCATAGCAATACTCTACGCGATTCCTGCGATTATCGTAGCGGTTGTTCTCGGATTTTTCACCATATTGTCATTTTCAGAGATGACAACGATAATTTCGGGAGGGAATGCGGCGGGAGTAATCGAACTTGTCACAGGTATAATTACAGTTCTGTTCATCCTCCTGATCGTGCTTATGATACTCTCGCTGTTCCTCATGATGGGACTGGTGCGTCTGGGAAAAACAGGCAAGATTGGAGAAGCATTCAGTTTCGGTGCAATCAACAAGCAGATCTCAGGCGGTGTCGGATGGCTAGGGTACATCGGATACGTAATCCTTCTCTGGATACTCGGGTTGATTTTAATGCTGATAATCGCGGCAATTAACATCCTGCTTCTCCCGCTGGGAATACTTGTCATGCTGCTGGTTCTTCCCGCATGGTCCGTATTCGCCGCAAAATACATGACAAACATCTATGACGCAGGCGAATCAGCCTGA
- a CDS encoding cytochrome c biogenesis protein CcdA yields MRGRWRIIPAFLLALFILLSFIQPVIASEETEDEFQDRLSGLLEESNNSITVFYSNSCSACKKVVPEIIELAKEYPEISFNYFDLYGSDENRTIMLAFGEKYGVEYPAYPVVFTGDCTVLEGKSKIELYLRKVLEAHKNGYIPDAEYESSLWSAQSPPSEASNGTATDDNRKISLLLVILSGLADGINPCALSVLALLLATLAGMNSRKKILLGGLVYTFAVFLFYIMAGLGILTIINYSGFSGIFSIAAGIVALIAGIITLTGGIWEGKTVSPGIPVSKRPAIKKIMERASIPAAFVLGMMVGLFELPCTGGIYIAILGLLSSRMTFYEGLPYLLVYNLMFVVPLIAIILAVAFGLSPEKVDSWRDSNKKLLKIGIGLILIAMGLYILAGYLF; encoded by the coding sequence ATGAGAGGAAGATGGAGAATTATACCTGCATTTCTGCTGGCTTTATTCATACTGCTCTCATTCATACAGCCTGTTATTGCATCTGAAGAAACGGAAGACGAATTTCAGGACCGGCTTTCCGGGCTGCTTGAAGAGTCGAACAATTCGATAACGGTCTTTTACAGCAACAGCTGCAGCGCCTGCAAAAAAGTAGTGCCCGAGATAATCGAACTTGCAAAGGAATACCCGGAAATATCCTTCAATTATTTCGATTTGTATGGGTCTGATGAAAACAGAACTATAATGCTGGCATTCGGGGAAAAATACGGAGTTGAATACCCAGCATACCCGGTAGTGTTTACAGGTGACTGCACGGTTCTCGAAGGAAAAAGCAAGATTGAGCTTTACCTTAGAAAAGTTCTGGAAGCCCATAAAAACGGGTATATCCCCGATGCCGAATATGAATCATCACTGTGGTCCGCCCAGTCACCGCCATCTGAAGCATCCAACGGAACAGCAACGGACGACAACAGGAAGATCTCGCTGCTGCTGGTAATACTATCCGGACTTGCCGACGGAATAAATCCGTGTGCCTTATCCGTTCTGGCTCTCCTTCTTGCTACCCTCGCGGGTATGAATTCGAGAAAAAAGATCCTCCTCGGCGGTCTTGTATACACCTTCGCTGTATTCCTGTTCTATATAATGGCCGGGCTCGGAATCCTGACGATAATAAACTATTCAGGCTTTTCAGGCATTTTTTCGATTGCCGCAGGGATCGTTGCACTAATAGCAGGAATAATAACCCTTACAGGCGGGATATGGGAAGGAAAAACAGTATCTCCCGGAATCCCGGTGTCAAAGAGACCTGCTATAAAGAAGATAATGGAGAGAGCATCCATCCCTGCCGCGTTCGTACTCGGTATGATGGTGGGACTTTTCGAACTGCCTTGTACCGGCGGGATCTACATCGCAATTCTCGGTCTCCTCTCGTCCCGGATGACATTCTACGAGGGCCTCCCCTATCTCCTGGTATACAACCTGATGTTCGTCGTCCCGCTGATCGCAATAATACTTGCAGTGGCTTTCGGGCTTTCACCTGAAAAAGTGGACAGCTGGAGAGATTCGAATAAAAAATTATTGAAGATCGGAATAGGCCTTATTTTAATTGCAATGGGCCTGTATATTCTTGCCGGATATTTGTTCTAA
- the nifB gene encoding nitrogenase cofactor biosynthesis protein NifB, whose translation MSDDGYPTVLIEGKEIPYDPEQLRKINEHPCYSKEACHKSGRMHLPVAPKCNIQCNYCVRDFDCVNESRPGVCSEVLKPEEAVKLVGEVLDKYPYIKVIGIAGPGDPLANEETFETLRLLKEEYPTPIKCLSTNGLLLPESLDRLIEYDVGNITVTLNAVDPAIGEKIYSFVEWEGKKLHGREAAEKLLSQQLKGIEMAVANKILVKINTVFIPGVNDHHIVDIAKKVGEMGVFTFNLIPVIPQYKFSDVTPPTPKEKREMQDKCSPFVRQMRHCQRCRSDAIGKLGEDIQDCIYQSRHAEE comes from the coding sequence ATGAGTGATGACGGCTATCCTACTGTTTTAATTGAGGGAAAGGAGATCCCTTATGACCCCGAGCAGTTGAGGAAGATAAACGAGCATCCCTGCTACAGCAAGGAGGCGTGCCATAAGTCCGGGAGAATGCACCTTCCGGTTGCTCCGAAGTGCAATATACAGTGCAATTATTGTGTAAGGGATTTTGATTGCGTAAACGAGAGCAGACCGGGGGTTTGCAGCGAAGTCCTGAAGCCGGAGGAAGCTGTAAAACTCGTGGGCGAGGTTCTCGACAAATATCCGTATATAAAAGTCATCGGAATAGCCGGCCCGGGGGACCCTCTTGCAAACGAGGAGACATTTGAGACGCTGAGACTCCTGAAGGAGGAATATCCAACACCTATCAAATGTCTCAGTACAAACGGACTCCTGCTTCCGGAAAGCCTCGACCGTCTCATCGAATACGATGTAGGAAATATTACAGTCACCCTTAACGCGGTAGACCCGGCAATAGGCGAGAAGATCTATTCGTTCGTCGAATGGGAAGGCAAAAAACTCCACGGAAGAGAGGCCGCGGAAAAACTTCTCTCCCAGCAGCTCAAAGGTATCGAGATGGCTGTTGCGAATAAGATCCTTGTAAAGATCAATACCGTATTCATCCCGGGAGTAAACGACCATCATATTGTCGACATTGCTAAGAAGGTCGGCGAGATGGGGGTATTCACATTCAACCTGATCCCTGTTATACCACAGTATAAATTCAGTGATGTGACCCCGCCCACACCAAAAGAAAAGCGTGAGATGCAGGACAAATGCTCTCCCTTTGTCCGCCAGATGAGGCATTGCCAGAGATGCCGTTCGGATGCAATCGGCAAACTCGGCGAGGATATCCAGGACTGCATCTACCAGTCGAGACATGCTGAAGAATAA
- a CDS encoding FeoA family protein encodes MVLKKLCDLSAGEKGKISEFSGYQNESECMGLYPGMMIEVLTRDSSKGPCIIKTESGRMEIVMKREIASHMQVEKD; translated from the coding sequence ATGGTTTTAAAGAAATTATGCGACCTTTCGGCCGGAGAAAAAGGAAAAATCTCGGAATTTTCGGGATATCAGAACGAATCGGAATGCATGGGTCTTTATCCCGGGATGATGATCGAGGTCCTGACCAGGGACTCCTCAAAAGGGCCGTGTATCATAAAAACCGAAAGCGGCCGGATGGAAATCGTCATGAAACGGGAGATTGCCTCTCATATGCAGGTGGAAAAAGATTAA
- a CDS encoding aldehyde dehydrogenase family protein, whose protein sequence is MNAREFIVCGKRKRSDRHLDVINPYTGDVFDRICLCGEEEIEEAIAGSGEAFKKTSALAGYEKMRILERLAELIGENRDKFIEILIKEGGKVRSLASAEVDRSIETIKISGEEAVRQTGEIIPLDRTEAGRDYTCFSRRFPVGTVLAITPFNYPLNLACHKLGPAIAAGNPFILKPASKTPVSGLLLGELVLEAGYPPEAVSVIPCESRLAEKMVRDERIAFLSFTGSPGVGWHLKSIAGKKKVSLELGGNAAAIVHSDADLGYAAPRIATGACANAGQVCISVQRVFVQNDVFREFLERLSSSFESLKYGDPGKADTFVGPLISEEAAGEAWRKVQAAISGGAKIISGGKYDGKTISPTILTAATPGMEINSTEIFAPVVTVTPYEKFSEAMDLANNSVYGLQAGVFTSDIGNAFYAYEKIEAGGVIINDIPTFRVDVMPYGGVKMSGFGREGPAYALAEMTEQKIMIIRQKPVAD, encoded by the coding sequence ATGAACGCCCGGGAATTCATAGTATGCGGTAAAAGAAAACGGAGCGACAGGCATCTCGACGTAATAAATCCATACACCGGCGATGTCTTCGACCGGATCTGCCTCTGCGGGGAAGAAGAGATCGAAGAAGCTATAGCCGGCTCAGGTGAGGCGTTTAAGAAGACCTCGGCTCTTGCAGGTTACGAGAAGATGCGGATTCTTGAAAGACTTGCAGAACTGATCGGAGAAAACAGGGATAAATTTATTGAGATTCTGATTAAAGAGGGGGGGAAAGTCAGGTCGCTTGCCTCCGCCGAGGTCGACCGTTCGATAGAGACGATAAAGATCTCGGGAGAAGAAGCCGTCAGGCAGACGGGAGAGATCATCCCGCTCGACCGGACGGAAGCCGGAAGAGACTACACCTGTTTTTCCAGGCGATTCCCGGTAGGAACCGTCCTTGCAATAACTCCGTTCAATTATCCCCTCAATCTTGCATGCCACAAGCTCGGGCCGGCAATAGCGGCCGGAAACCCGTTTATCCTGAAGCCTGCCTCGAAAACACCGGTGTCCGGGCTTCTTCTCGGGGAACTTGTTCTTGAAGCAGGCTATCCTCCCGAAGCTGTAAGCGTGATCCCATGCGAGTCCCGTCTTGCGGAAAAGATGGTTCGTGATGAAAGAATCGCATTCCTGAGCTTTACCGGAAGCCCCGGTGTAGGATGGCACCTGAAGAGCATTGCCGGAAAAAAGAAAGTATCTCTCGAACTTGGTGGAAATGCCGCAGCAATAGTTCACAGCGATGCCGACCTGGGATATGCCGCACCAAGGATCGCAACCGGCGCCTGCGCAAATGCCGGACAGGTCTGCATATCGGTGCAGCGGGTATTTGTTCAGAATGATGTCTTCCGGGAGTTTCTTGAAAGGTTATCATCCTCATTTGAATCGCTGAAATACGGAGATCCGGGTAAAGCTGATACATTTGTCGGACCGTTGATCTCTGAAGAGGCGGCAGGGGAGGCATGGCGTAAGGTTCAGGCGGCAATCTCCGGCGGTGCAAAGATCATATCCGGCGGGAAATATGACGGGAAGACAATCTCCCCCACAATTCTTACAGCTGCGACACCTGGGATGGAGATCAACTCCACGGAGATCTTTGCACCGGTAGTTACGGTCACACCTTATGAAAAATTCAGCGAAGCCATGGATCTGGCCAATAATTCAGTATACGGCCTTCAGGCGGGAGTGTTTACTTCCGATATCGGGAATGCATTTTATGCATATGAAAAGATCGAAGCAGGCGGGGTGATCATCAACGATATCCCCACGTTCAGGGTCGATGTTATGCCATACGGCGGAGTGAAGATGTCCGGCTTCGGGCGAGAAGGGCCGGCATATGCACTGGCAGAGATGACCGAACAGAAGATTATGATAATCAGACAAAAACCGGTCGCCGATTAA